The DNA sequence TGAAATAGCATTTGCTAGTGCCAGGCTTCCTGGTAACTTTTTTTGCTCTCGAAATAAGACTATTTGGTTTCAGTGAGCAGTGCTGGTCAGGtgtaacaggggtggggagtgagtggtgatggggtgggcaggTAGTATCCTGGGAGGGGATCAATACTGGTCTCGTACTgtatattggggttgtggcattaaaaaggttgaagaccactgctatacATTCTCCTGAAAGCCACACTaatataatgagatttacttctgtatagacatgcataggattgtgctgctggtcTATTAAACTTCCAGACTCCTTATGAGATACTTATCCCCCTATGGCTAGTGAGGTGAATGACTCTTAAGATGGATGGCAGCTGTTAACTCTGAAGTGTTTCCTCTTCCTTGCAGAACACAAAGGTCAACGTGGAGAACAAAACCAAACCTGTAATGGCAGCCAGCAAGCGGGGGCCTgttgctgccaagccaggtttaAGGCCTAGGACTGCCCTGGGAGACATTGGTAATAAAGCATGTGACCCAAAGCCCAAGGAGCTAGTGAAAAAGGTAACCCTTCTCTCAACATTGCATGCCTTCCAAGCGAAACTGGACCCTAAGAGACCCAATGGACTGTTGCACTGacttttcttttctcctcttAGGACATATTGAAACCTGCAGTTGTAGAGAAAATAGCCACTAGGAAAGCTACACGGGCTGCTGAAAAGGCAATTGAGCCTGTAAAAGAAGATAAGCCAATCCTGGAACCTGTTAAGGTATTGCACAGCTTGCAGTTGCTCTTCTTTAAAAAGCCTTGGTGTGTCTGACAGCAATAACGCCTGATCCTGAACTTGAATTCCTAACTGACATGGAAAATGTGCTTATTACTTGGACTCTTTTTTTCAGGCCAGGCTTGTTGGCCTGGCTGCTTAAAACCTTACTGCCACTAGGTGCTGCTCCAACAGACCTTTGAATTTAACTGTTGCTCCACTATTGAGGTAAATGGCCAAATTCCTGTCAAGATATCGAAGGTCCAAAGAAGCTTGGGGTTCACATTGACCAAAGTTTTTCTTCTAGGCTCTGAAGCCAAAGGTTAGAGATCTAAGGTTTTACAGGAGTGATGTTTCTTTATTACTCTACAGCAGATCTAGTCATCATGACAATCAAACTGCCAATATCTCTGCACAGCGGCTTCCTTAAATGATGTTAAGTAAAGCAACAAATTGCTTTGTTGGTAGTGGTGCTTTTCAGAATTTTTATCCTGGGCTGAATTAATATAATGCAGAACTATATCTAAACAGGCTGAGTCTTAAAAGAAGCTGCTAGATGTGATGTCTCAAGCCTAGTCGACTAAAGATGAAAGAGTTTAAACATCTACCGGTTCTGAGAGTTTAAACATCTACTGGTTCTGTTGTACTTGCTGCTTCTGCCCTGCCCCGGTCTCTTGAATTGGCTTGATGCTCTTAACACCTATTGCGTAGACTAGAGTCCTTCATCCTTGTGCCCTAAGAAGTATACTGTAGGATTAAGTAGACTGGTTAGTGCAGTTCAACAGCCTTGGATGTAGCAGTAAAAACATAGCTAGAAGGAATATTGAGAGTCTCTCAGCTCACTGTTATTCAGGAGGTGCAAATCTAAAAGGTCTGCAGTTAATTTGATTTTGAATATTGTAGGTTCCACTAAAAATAACGGACACTTCTGTTCTGCAGTTGGAGTCTCCATCCCCAAGCCCAATGGAGACTTCCGGTTGTGCACCAGCTGAGGAAATGCTGTGCCAGGCTTTTTCAGATGTTCTGCTTGAAGTGAAAGACATAGATACAGATGATGCTTCTGACCCAAACCTCTGCAGTGAATATGTTAAGGATATCTACAACTACCTGAAAGTTCTTGAGGTTGGTCCAAGTAACTAAGAATTGGTTGCAATATTGGCTCCTAATCCTCCTTATTCCTCTCCAAGGCAAAGAGTTTTACCCTTGTAACTATGCTGTACTTCCAAAATGCAGGACAAGGCTGGGGACATTCCTGTTCCCTAGGGTGGTATAGATCTGGCCCTCTACTTCTTGGACCTGGAAAGGGTTAGCTGACCTGTTTCTTTCAATATACCTCTTGCAATTGCAGCAGCCAAAATAAAGCAGCAGGTTCAGCTCTGTACACTTCCATATGTAGCTGCCCAAACAAGTCCGTATCTTATTTCTGTTCGAGACTGGTGGCAGGGGTGAATCTTTTGACCCTGTGCTAGTGAGTCACTTGAAGTTGACCACTGAATTGCCAGGTAAATTCCTAACCTTTGTCACAACCTCAAAGCTGAGGAATGTGCAGGAAcgactccttcccccccccccttcaaagtCAGAGGAAGGCTGGGGCCCTTTATACTTGCCATAATGACTGAAAAAATGTTGAACCCTATACTTGGGCCTGACCCTTGACTGCAGCTTGTTCTGTAGGAATCTGTCACTTGAAACATGAGGTGTACAGTTGGAAGCAATGGACAATAGCAGCACTTGGCTAGCTTACTCTTTGCATGATGACACAAACTGATGAATTGATAGGCAGCAGTGCAGAGCTCTTGAGCTTCAAGATACTTTTCTAGACTTGAAAGTAATGCCATATATGCCATGATCTGGATCTTTTGCCTTCTAGGGACAACAGTCAGTGAGACCCAATTACTTGGCAGGTCAGGAGATTACTGGAAACATGCGGGCAATCCTAATTGACTGGCTTGTACAGGTTCAGATGAAATTCAAGCTCCTGCAGGAGACCATGTACATGACTGTTGCCATTATTGATCGCTTTCTGCAGGTAAGAGCACCTCACCTCACCTGACTTACCCATGCACTGCTTTGGGAAATAACAAAATGGCCTCAAGCTGTTATATGCACATTCATACACAGATTTTGGTTTAGAAGCTGCAACAGTTGTAAGAACTACAAGTGGCCTTTCCAAAAATGCATCTCAAAGCAGTATGAAGGTTAAAAGAATGGCATTGCAGTACTGTGGGTTAGATGTGCTTGATGTCTTATTATGGCTCCAGCATAACATAAGAGCCTAAGGGCATATCTagttctgcttcctgtatctcacagtggcccaccagatgttttgGAGCATACAAGATAATatctgccactcccttgcacctggcattggCCACCTTGATGTCTGGGGAGGCAATTCTACAATCTAAGTGGCTTTTCTTCCATGAGCCTCATGTGTTGCAGTAGGCAGGAAAGGTCAACTTGATCTTGCTCATTCATTAATAGCAGACTACAAAGAAGGCTGCCCAATAAGAATCAAGAGAGCTGTTGCTCAAGCTTGTAGAGTAGGAAGCACGCTAAGGCTTTAGTGCAACAGCTCTAAAGACTCCTATGGAGCAAATAGTCCGACCCATACATATAAGGATGGTTTCACAAACCTAAAATCCAGAGCAGTGTTTTGCGAACAGTCTGAACTGCTGTGCTTATTGTATTGCAGAACAACAAAGTCACTAAGAGGCTGCTACAGCTAGTTGGTGTAACAGCCATGTTCATTGCCAGCAAATATGAAGAAATGTATCCACCAGAAATTGGAGATTTTGCCTTCGTGACAGATCACACTTACACCAATCTTCAGATCAGGCAAATGGAAATGAAGATACTAAGATCTCTTGACTTCAACCTTGGCCGTCCTCTTCCACTACACTTCCTAAGGAGAGCATCAAAAATTGGAGAGGTAAAGCTGCTTTAAAGATTAAGTCCTCAAAATGGCATTCTAGCCAGTGTCCAACTTTAAATACAAGCTAATAGGATCAAATTTTAGAATTCTGAGGTGCTGACTTCAGAATGACAGGAGAGCAGGGCTCCAGGAAACCACTTTTAACTTGCTCCTAAGTGAACCTACAGTAGCCTGGCAGTGAAAGTCAAATTGAGAAGAAATTTGGCTTTAGAACTAGCTTCCTCTAAAACAAAGCTGTAAAAGCTCTTACAGCTATGCCTGCAGCATCTTGCCTGAACTGCTGTGTGTAGTGTAACTTTTGTACTTGGGTATGCTGCATGCAGAGTACAACAGGCCTCAATTAAAATGAGCACAACCTTCATCCTAACTTTATTCTAGGCAGATGTACAGCAGCACACACTGGCAAAATATCTGATGGAACTCTCACTGGTGGATTATGAAATGGTACACTACCCTCCCTCTCAGATTGCAGCTGCTGCCTTTTGCTTATCTACTAAAGTACTTGAGGAGGGAGAGTGGGTAAGTAATGGAGGTGGGAGAAGACCCTGACTGCAGGCTGGTGGAAACTTAGATTTAACCATGAGGTGCAGCCTTCTAAACTTTTCTCAGGCAATGGTAAGAATACACTGATTCAAAGTTCATGTATCAATTTTGTCTTCATGTACTTCAGTAACTTCCATGGCTTGCTTCATTCCTGGCCTTTATCTCCTTTCTGAATATGGAAGAACTTGCTGCAGCAATATCTTTTCAACTAGCCTGAGCAAAGTGTATTAAACATCCTGTAAGAATGCCCAAGGCTACTTGTTACAAAGGTTGAAATGAGACCCATTTCAAGAGCTTGCACTAAGTTTTCTAGAAATGCACTAGAGCAATAGTTTCTTGTCTGTCTCTTAGACACCAACTCTACAACACTACATGTATTATGCTGAGAGTGACCTCCTTCCTATTATGCAGCATATGGCAAAGAATGTGGTGTGTGTCAACCGAGGCCTTACGAAGCACATGGTAAGCAAATATGCACACTAGTGTAGCACACTTGTCACATACTATGTTGCCATTCTGAACTGTGGAATAGAAAGATCTGTACCTTGTTGGTGTAGATGCAGGAGAGttaactctagagcaggggtgtccaaacattttggcaggaaggccacatctctctgacactgtgggggactgggaaaattaatttacacttaaaattgaataaatttacatacaaagAATTCATACAATATATTATGATTGAAAGATCTcactatagctcaaggccttgtgcaaagcaggactggcctttcctttgctgccgcttcacaAATGTGAATCGGCAAGCTGCTGAGTGagtcctcagcctgcagctcacatgACAGGTTGAATAGTTGAcccttgtgctgagagcagttgcgctggaCCAGTatgggctctagcaagtttcTGGTGGGCCGGCAGCTTATTGGAGATTGAGGACTGTTCATGAGCCAGATTGGGggaccctgagggctgcaaatggccctggGGCTTGGGCACCCTTGCTTTAGAAGAAACCTGCTTGGGAAACCTCAGTGACTTGAAAAATGTCACTAACCATGAAAATAAAAGCAGTAATTGAGCGTTGCAAAAATATCTACAGACTTGGCTGTGAAGGGTATGAATGTGAAGACCAGAGTAGATTCCTGATTTACTAAAGCAACATGCAGTCTCCAAAcatttggccagagggccgcatcaaatatctggtgtggtgtggagggctggaaaaacaatttaaatataaaacttaaatcAATAAATTggagatgagtgaataaatgaatcaatgggctcattcattcaacctctctggtcctcagaacaccctccagacacaatcggagcacagttctggtcatgttcagttgagtggggcagaggctttcaggggacaagaggttggccgcgggccggaaagagactTACTGTgaactgcatctggcccccaggctggggtttggagacccctgctttagttgACATGTTGAAGTGTATAGTTAAAACACCATTTATTCTCAAGCCTAACTTCAAAAAAtgcccttctcttcctctcttctaGACTGTCAAGAACAAATATGCCAGCAGCAAGAACTGTAAGATCAGTACCCTTCCAGCCCTGAACTCTGCAATCATACAGGATCTGGCAAAACCACTGTCAAAATAACCTAATTTAACTCTTTAACTGTCAAGACAATGTTGACACCATGTGTCACTGGTTTGTGTATATATACATtgttaaaattttaataaaactTCTTTTTACCTCAACTCCTTGCTATTGTGTAATTGAAAGGAAACTTTTGTGTCAAAAGGTCTACTGTACTCGATGGTGTAATCTGCTTGTTGAGATACTTGAAAAAATATTGTAAGTACAAAACCCTTGCAACATAAAAGAGCTCTTGAATAGTGGTATATGGCAAAGAGTTTAGTTTCCTTTACTAGGTGAACTACTTCAAACATACTTGGCATTATGGTGTCCAGTATAAGAAGATGATGACAAGCAGGAGACTAAGTGAAAATGCTACTCCTGCAGGCTGCCTAAGCTCTCCTAGAGTGATTGGTTCCTCTTGTCTTAAATACTACTCACTATACTGACTGTGGCCACTACAGAAAAATGCTGTTtgggtaaggcagtggtattcaaactggggcattgtgatgccccagtctgtgggtcctggcctctgcccccttaaggggcgggggcagccagcagacggggaaggcagtggcgtgatccgcAGGAtggcgctgctcaggggggctgcaggggcttgggtgcacttgcccaagcctcctgcagcctcccgggggtgcggggagccctgtgcaacctttggcagggctcccccggtcaggaaaagggaaactgGAGCGAGggcgccccactccgcaaaaccagaattggagcacgatcgctccactttcccttctgatggggctgcaggaactggggtgcactctccagtccctgcagtagccatccctgtatgcggggagccctgcgggagggcttgcagggcaccccaggtcagggaaagggagagtggggtgatcacgCTCAGCTTCTGCTTTTGTGGAAGCAGAGCacattgctccactttccctgacctggggtgacctgcaggcactcacgcagggctccccacacacagggatggctgctgcagggactggagggtgcaccccaagtccctgcagccccctgagcgatgcgatcctggggattgtgttgctgccttcctgctgcctccccccagccctgcaaagacttactgtgagtttcaaactcccagagcaTTTGAAAACTGCTTGGGTAAGGTATGGTGTTTCAGCACACTCCAATTTGGATGCTGTCAATAGCTgcagaaccactggagtagataAGGAGCGTTGCAGTTGCAGGAAggacctttcctcataagtagaCAAATGTAAATGTGGCAGATGGAGTTGGCATGACTTCCATGCCCCCACTTCCACTGTCCTTGAAAATTGCCTGTGTATCACCAATTTGGGGGGCTTACTAGGGTGATGTCTCAACTTCTACTTTAGAAAGTTGCTGTGTAAGAAGCCAGTATTTCAACAGTGCTAATCTTCCACTCATCTGTCAGGTATGGTCTTCTCCCAGAGTGTGCC is a window from the Tiliqua scincoides isolate rTilSci1 chromosome 2, rTilSci1.hap2, whole genome shotgun sequence genome containing:
- the CCNB1 gene encoding G2/mitotic-specific cyclin-B1 isoform X2, whose product is MALRITRNTKVNVENKTKPVMAASKRGPVAAKPGLRPRTALGDIGNKACDPKPKELVKKDILKPAVVEKIATRKATRAAEKAIEPVKEDKPILEPVKLESPSPSPMETSGCAPAEEMLCQAFSDVLLEVKDIDTDDASDPNLCSEYVKDIYNYLKVLEGQQSVRPNYLAGQEITGNMRAILIDWLVQVQMKFKLLQETMYMTVAIIDRFLQNNKVTKRLLQLVGVTAMFIASKYEEMYPPEIGDFAFVTDHTYTNLQIRQMEMKILRSLDFNLGRPLPLHFLRRASKIGEADVQQHTLAKYLMELSLVDYEMVHYPPSQIAAAAFCLSTKVLEEGEWHMAKNVVCVNRGLTKHMTVKNKYASSKNCKISTLPALNSAIIQDLAKPLSK
- the CCNB1 gene encoding G2/mitotic-specific cyclin-B1 isoform X1, producing MALRITRNTKVNVENKTKPVMAASKRGPVAAKPGLRPRTALGDIGNKACDPKPKELVKKDILKPAVVEKIATRKATRAAEKAIEPVKEDKPILEPVKLESPSPSPMETSGCAPAEEMLCQAFSDVLLEVKDIDTDDASDPNLCSEYVKDIYNYLKVLEGQQSVRPNYLAGQEITGNMRAILIDWLVQVQMKFKLLQETMYMTVAIIDRFLQNNKVTKRLLQLVGVTAMFIASKYEEMYPPEIGDFAFVTDHTYTNLQIRQMEMKILRSLDFNLGRPLPLHFLRRASKIGEADVQQHTLAKYLMELSLVDYEMVHYPPSQIAAAAFCLSTKVLEEGEWTPTLQHYMYYAESDLLPIMQHMAKNVVCVNRGLTKHMTVKNKYASSKNCKISTLPALNSAIIQDLAKPLSK